The genome window TACCATACAATAATGTGTTATAAGTTGAATTAGACAAAAGTGTTTGACAAATGGCCACAAATAACAAGATAACCTCCTagtacaaaacaaaacaaagctATGCTGTTCCAATTCAATGTAGTTGCTCCTGTAAAACCAATGCAAGCTTAACGGTTTTGAGAGTAATCAAAACTCAAAGGCTGCTGCTGACAAAACGGCGCCTGTCATACATCAGTCCAATACCGAGTCATCAGTCATAAAAAAATAGACATTAAAAACCATATACTTCTAGCGGCAACTCAGGTATGATAACGTACCTGAAAGACAGCATGTCTAAACTGCTCATGCGCGTGTGCATACATCATGGAATGAGACGGCCATTGCATATAGACAGGGTCTCTTGACATGTGATTCATTGCACCAACAACAGGATAAGGATTCATACCCGAACTCCTGTAGCAAACATTGGATTGACTTTGACCAATCGGGAGTTGACTTGGATGTTGTATTACAGGATCGTATTGGACACACGGTGGTTGGAACTTTGGTAAAGTCAAAGGCAACGAGTTAAACCCTTGACTCATTGGCAGGTTACGAACGTACCTGCATTGTTAATGCAACAATTATGAAATCAGAACTTGACTTTAATGTCAAAAAAAGTGAAAAACGTACCGTTCGTAGCTTCGATCATAATCAGGATCGGTTAAATCTTTTTCCCTATCCCTAAGAATGGCTACACAAGATGCATTTCCATCGTTTTTAAAACCGTCATTTTCATCACTTTTAAAATTACACAAACTCTTCCCGTCTGGATTGGTCGTTAACGGTGGACCCTCTGTTTGAGGACTAAAAATACGAGCCCTGGCTCGATCATAATCCTCCTTCCTTTCTTCAACGGTTTTTACAAAATCCGATTTCATTCTGACATTTGTTCCATCCGATGACGATTTTGGCCTTGGTTTTAAAACAACCTTGATATGCTCGTGTTTCTCGTTTTCTAAAGTTTTAGTCGGTACATCTGACAGACAGACTGCAGGGTGTTTGGTTTCGGTCAACCGTTTGACTAAAATTCGGGTCTTTTGACCATCTGAGAAGTTATCAAAAACCATGGTTTGAAGACCGTAGTGTTGTGCAACACGGTGAGCTGCAAGGCGAAGATATGAT of Helianthus annuus cultivar XRQ/B chromosome 1, HanXRQr2.0-SUNRISE, whole genome shotgun sequence contains these proteins:
- the LOC110866282 gene encoding uncharacterized protein LOC110866282, translated to MMELQNSVTTPIAMGVDPFLVEALQNPRHRLTILRMELDIQKFIQNTEQELFEFQHFPTSYLRLAAHRVAQHYGLQTMVFDNFSDGQKTRILVKRLTETKHPAVCLSDVPTKTLENEKHEHIKVVLKPRPKSSSDGTNVRMKSDFVKTVEERKEDYDRARARIFSPQTEGPPLTTNPDGKSLCNFKSDENDGFKNDGNASCVAILRDREKDLTDPDYDRSYERYVRNLPMSQGFNSLPLTLPKFQPPCVQYDPVIQHPSQLPIGQSQSNVCYRSSGMNPYPVVGAMNHMSRDPVYMQWPSHSMMYAHAHEQFRHAVFQAPFCQQQPLSFDYSQNR